The following proteins are co-located in the Nocardia bhagyanarayanae genome:
- a CDS encoding AfsR/SARP family transcriptional regulator translates to MSPDRRGPDGPNPTATPAGASVVVALLGEVAVRRDDGLTPVPGTRSRLLLTALALRPGRSRSAPALIEDVWAEQPPRSPMNALHTQVSRLRSALPDGALEMGPAGYRLTFAPDQVDLTLAGELLARARRDFAAADFAACLASVRTARALWRGEPAADLLPGDLATELSRTAGALATELDAVELTARESSGDIRGALELARRRCAADPLDEGAQLDLMRLLARADRTNEALESFAAFRVHLADQLGADPGRPLVELNTAILRGEVVGAAASTAFGGPAANSPARPAASRTPREAIGLRAAPNALLGRDADLDELVELLHAARVVTVLGPGGTGKTRVANEVGARVARREPVVLVELASVRSTSVADARTDIESAISTTLGIGEVVRDPGLLRPGRIDTGRPLRDALSARPMLLILDNCEHLIDAVAEVVADLIGSCDQLTVLTTSRAPLAISAESVYPLAPLAIDAAGSPATDLFCARARAVRPSVRLDPDAVARLCAMLDGLPLAIELAAARARTMSVEEIESRLEHRFALLRGGDRSSPERHRTLHAVIAWSWNLLDPPQQATLRRMCRFPAGFTLAAAEVVAGGSDVGDVAVAVDGLVGQSLLTVLEDEDGTRYRMLETVREFGEEQLTAVDEGELVMRRMSHWASEYAVASARRYRTDDQVGAVLSVAAELDNLTAVLRYALDRGDFGTVYRVFPVAAMLWMIRGAHLELTSWAPRVLRLTPERGPARGVVANLRMLTCVVIGLHMVYLNSDLRPLASVRARARALLRTAVDMNPGMRLLGGLLVADVSGKGVARKLAEGARSPDRDVRAAALIARANIRENAGDVHGSARDALGALRLVEPDDLWGTAMVCQHLGQLGGQRARYAESVDYYRRAVEALRTLRAHEEIVEIRSYLAVALIGIGRVDQARAELSFALGSSDDPAYLAPLDDPNVRRNHRLATVAAGVAELALAEGDIDSGIRYYRRSLDLLGWPEDDLTPGPGGLMLAGAMVGAHVLYGRVDAATELAAELAAGAAGRLAQFYDLPQIGAVACGVGSYLLAVDPGSDLGMELLALSAKVVARQDYPSMVVERHLELHRPRVGAERMSAALRSAAAMRRRIGAARIIALLREFSGMLDA, encoded by the coding sequence ATGTCTCCAGATCGGCGCGGCCCCGACGGCCCGAATCCCACCGCTACGCCCGCCGGCGCATCGGTCGTGGTCGCCCTGTTGGGCGAGGTCGCCGTGCGCCGCGACGACGGGCTCACTCCCGTACCCGGCACCCGTTCTCGGCTGTTGCTCACCGCGCTCGCACTGCGACCGGGCCGCAGCCGCAGCGCACCGGCACTGATCGAGGACGTGTGGGCCGAGCAGCCGCCGCGCTCGCCGATGAACGCGCTGCACACCCAGGTCTCCCGGCTGCGCTCGGCGCTGCCCGACGGCGCGCTCGAGATGGGGCCCGCCGGCTACCGCCTCACCTTCGCACCGGACCAGGTCGATCTGACGCTCGCCGGTGAATTGCTGGCCCGCGCCCGCCGCGATTTCGCGGCCGCGGACTTCGCCGCGTGTCTGGCTTCCGTGCGAACGGCACGAGCGCTGTGGCGCGGCGAGCCCGCGGCGGATCTGCTCCCGGGCGACCTCGCGACGGAACTGAGCCGGACCGCGGGCGCGCTGGCTACGGAACTGGACGCGGTCGAACTGACGGCGCGCGAATCCAGCGGCGACATTCGCGGCGCGCTGGAGCTCGCGCGCCGCCGCTGCGCCGCCGACCCCCTCGACGAAGGGGCCCAGCTGGACCTCATGCGCCTGCTCGCTCGGGCCGATCGGACGAACGAGGCGCTGGAATCCTTTGCGGCGTTCCGCGTCCACTTGGCCGACCAGCTCGGCGCCGACCCGGGCCGGCCGCTGGTCGAGTTGAACACCGCCATCCTGCGCGGTGAGGTCGTCGGCGCTGCCGCCTCGACTGCGTTCGGAGGTCCGGCCGCGAATTCGCCGGCCCGTCCGGCCGCGAGTCGCACCCCGCGCGAGGCCATCGGTTTGCGCGCCGCGCCGAACGCACTGCTGGGCAGGGACGCCGACCTCGACGAACTGGTCGAGCTGCTACACGCCGCCCGGGTGGTCACCGTCCTCGGCCCGGGCGGCACCGGAAAGACCCGGGTCGCCAACGAAGTCGGGGCCAGAGTGGCGCGGCGCGAACCCGTGGTGCTCGTGGAACTCGCCTCGGTGCGCTCGACCTCCGTCGCCGACGCGCGCACCGATATCGAGTCCGCGATCAGCACGACGCTCGGCATCGGCGAGGTGGTGCGCGATCCGGGTCTGTTGCGGCCCGGGCGAATCGACACCGGGCGGCCGCTGCGCGACGCGCTCTCGGCCCGGCCGATGCTGCTGATCCTGGACAACTGCGAACATCTCATCGACGCCGTTGCCGAGGTCGTCGCCGACCTGATCGGCAGCTGCGACCAGCTGACGGTGCTGACCACCAGCCGCGCGCCGCTGGCCATCAGCGCGGAGAGCGTCTATCCCTTGGCACCCTTGGCCATCGACGCCGCGGGCTCGCCCGCCACCGACCTGTTCTGCGCGCGGGCCCGCGCGGTGCGTCCGTCGGTTCGGCTGGATCCGGACGCCGTCGCCAGGCTGTGCGCGATGCTCGACGGCCTGCCGCTGGCCATCGAATTGGCCGCCGCCCGCGCTCGAACCATGAGCGTGGAGGAGATCGAGTCGCGGCTCGAGCACCGGTTCGCGCTGCTACGCGGCGGCGACCGCTCCTCGCCGGAACGTCATCGCACGCTGCACGCGGTGATCGCTTGGAGCTGGAACCTGCTGGACCCGCCGCAGCAGGCGACGCTGCGCCGAATGTGCCGGTTCCCAGCCGGTTTCACGCTGGCCGCCGCCGAGGTCGTTGCGGGTGGATCGGACGTGGGCGACGTGGCGGTCGCGGTGGACGGCCTGGTCGGCCAGTCGCTGCTGACCGTGCTCGAGGACGAGGACGGCACGCGCTACCGCATGCTGGAAACCGTCCGCGAATTCGGCGAGGAACAGCTGACCGCCGTCGACGAGGGCGAGCTGGTGATGCGGCGCATGTCGCACTGGGCGTCCGAATACGCGGTGGCCTCGGCCCGGCGCTATCGCACCGACGATCAGGTGGGCGCGGTGCTGTCGGTCGCCGCCGAACTGGACAATCTCACCGCCGTGCTGCGCTACGCGCTGGACCGGGGCGATTTCGGGACGGTCTATCGAGTGTTCCCGGTCGCCGCGATGCTGTGGATGATTCGCGGCGCGCACCTGGAGTTGACGTCGTGGGCGCCGCGCGTGTTGCGCCTCACGCCCGAACGAGGACCCGCGCGCGGCGTCGTCGCGAATCTACGGATGCTGACGTGCGTGGTGATCGGGCTGCACATGGTCTACCTGAACTCCGACCTGCGCCCGCTGGCCTCGGTGCGCGCGCGGGCCCGCGCGCTGCTGCGCACCGCGGTGGACATGAATCCTGGGATGCGCCTCCTCGGCGGCCTGCTCGTCGCGGACGTCTCGGGAAAGGGCGTGGCGCGCAAGCTCGCCGAGGGCGCGCGCTCGCCGGATCGGGACGTACGGGCGGCCGCACTCATCGCGCGGGCGAACATCAGGGAGAACGCGGGCGACGTGCACGGCTCGGCGCGCGACGCGCTCGGCGCACTGCGGCTCGTCGAGCCCGACGATCTGTGGGGCACGGCGATGGTCTGCCAGCACCTCGGCCAGCTCGGCGGTCAGCGGGCACGCTACGCGGAGTCGGTGGACTATTACCGCCGTGCCGTCGAAGCGCTGCGCACCCTGCGCGCCCACGAGGAGATCGTGGAGATTCGCAGCTATCTCGCGGTCGCGCTGATCGGCATCGGCCGGGTGGATCAGGCGCGCGCGGAATTGTCCTTCGCGCTCGGCTCTTCCGACGATCCGGCCTATCTCGCGCCGCTCGACGATCCGAACGTCCGGCGCAATCACCGGCTGGCCACGGTGGCGGCCGGCGTCGCGGAACTCGCTCTCGCCGAAGGCGATATCGATTCCGGCATCCGGTACTACCGGCGGTCGCTTGACTTGCTTGGCTGGCCCGAGGACGACCTGACGCCGGGGCCCGGCGGGCTGATGCTGGCCGGCGCCATGGTCGGCGCGCACGTGCTCTACGGACGTGTCGATGCCGCGACGGAGCTCGCCGCCGAATTGGCCGCGGGCGCGGCGGGCCGCCTCGCCCAGTTCTACGACTTGCCGCAGATCGGCGCGGTGGCCTGCGGCGTCGGCTCGTATCTCCTCGCGGTCGATCCGGGCTCCGACCTCGGCATGGAACTGCTCGCGCTCTCCGCGAAGGTCGTCGCCCGGCAGGACTATCCGTCGATGGTGGTGGAACGACACCTGGAGCTGCACCGGCCGCGGGTCGGCGCGGAGCGGATGAGCGCTGCCCTGCGCTCGGCCGCCGCGATGCGCCGCAGGATCGGAGCCGCACGGATCATCGCGCTGCTGCGGGAGTTCAGCGGAATGCTGGATGCGTGA
- a CDS encoding SRPBCC family protein, producing the protein MADFEVVRRIVISAPPARIHALIDNFREWTKWSPWEDLDPQLQRSYSGPESGVGAHYAWSGNRKAGAGSMELVADDEREIGVRLEFLKPFKATNNVVFELNPTESGATEVVWRMSGQQQGLMALLGKVISMDRLVGKDFDKGLTRLKAAAEA; encoded by the coding sequence ATGGCTGACTTCGAAGTGGTCCGGCGCATCGTCATCTCGGCCCCGCCCGCGCGTATCCACGCGCTCATCGACAACTTCCGGGAGTGGACGAAGTGGTCCCCGTGGGAGGACCTCGACCCGCAGCTACAGCGCAGCTACTCCGGTCCGGAATCCGGCGTCGGCGCGCACTACGCCTGGAGCGGCAACCGCAAGGCGGGCGCGGGCAGCATGGAACTGGTCGCCGACGACGAACGCGAGATCGGGGTCCGGCTCGAGTTCCTCAAGCCCTTCAAGGCGACCAACAACGTCGTCTTCGAGCTGAATCCCACCGAGAGCGGCGCCACCGAGGTGGTGTGGCGGATGAGCGGCCAGCAGCAGGGCCTGATGGCGCTGCTCGGCAAGGTGATCTCGATGGACCGGCTGGTCGGCAAGGACTTCGACAAGGGACTCACCCGGTTGAAGGCGGCGGCCGAAGCCTGA